One Lepus europaeus isolate LE1 chromosome 7, mLepTim1.pri, whole genome shotgun sequence DNA segment encodes these proteins:
- the MS4A8 gene encoding LOW QUALITY PROTEIN: membrane-spanning 4-domains subfamily A member 8 (The sequence of the model RefSeq protein was modified relative to this genomic sequence to represent the inferred CDS: inserted 2 bases in 2 codons), with the protein MNSMTAAGPKANSVFVVAPHNKYPVAPGVMSQVPLGPDNQPQVHLIPGNSVGLVSSTNELSTHKPLKEGKALGAVQILIXLAHLGLGVVMATLRSEYYVPISFYGGFPFWGGSWFIISGSLSVAAENQPKSSCLLNGSVGVNIFSAICSAVGIVLFITDISIISTHKLPNYYVPFETRGVNPEMAISGMLLIFCTLEFCIACTSSHFGCQLTCCQHNNVGLVIPNVYAANXVVIPEPSCYSNVIQGSR; encoded by the exons ATGAATTCTATGACTGCAGCAGGCCCCAAGGCAAATTCTGTGTTTGTGGTGGCACCCCACAACAAATACCCTGTGGCCCCAGGAGTCATGTCTCAGGTGCCCTTGGGTCCAGACAACCAGCCCCAAGTCCACCTGATTCCCGGGAATTCAGTTGGCTTGGTATCAAGTACGAATGAGCTGTCTACTCATAAACCTTTGAAAGAAGGCAAAGCCTTAGGG GCTGTCCAGATCCTGA GCCTGGCGCACCTAGGCCTCGGCGTGGTCATGGCCACCCTCCGCTCCGAGTACTACGTCCCCATCTCCTTCTATGGAGGCTTTCCCTTCTGGGGAGGCAGCTGG TTTATCATTTCAGGATCACTGTCAGTGGCGGCAGAAAATCAGCCCAAGTCTTCCTGCCTG CTGAACGGCAGTGTGGGCGTGAACATCTTCAGTGCAATCTGTTCTGCAGTTGGAATCGTACTGTTCATCACGGATATAAGTATCATCAGCACACATAAACTCCCCAACTATTATGTCCCCTTTGAGACCAGGGGTGTG AACCCTGAGATGGCTATTTCTGGTATGCTGCTCATCTTCTGCACCCTGGAGTTCTGCATTGCATGCACATCTTCCCACTTTGGCTGCCAGTTGACCTGCTGTCAACACAACAAT GTGGGTCTGGTCATCCCAAATGTCTATGCAGCCA CAGTGGTAATCCCAGAACCATCGTGTTATTCCAATGTGATCCAAGGCTCCAGATAA